CGCCACGCTCGTGCAGGGCCTTCTCGGCAGCCTTGACGGCTTCCTGAGCGGAGGCTTCGTCCAGGTCGGCAGCACGTTGCACAGTGTCGGCAAGGACCTTGACCATGTTCGGCTGAACCTCGAGGAAACCACCGGAGATGTAATACACCTCGGCTTCCCCGCCCTGCTTGATCAAGCGGATCGGACCCGGTTTAAGATTAGTGATCAGCGGTGCGTGACCCAGGGCGATACCAAGATCACCCAGCTCACCATGCGCAATCACCATCTCGACCAGGCCGGAGAAGA
The sequence above is drawn from the Pseudomonas sp. St316 genome and encodes:
- a CDS encoding F0F1 ATP synthase subunit epsilon — encoded protein: MAMTVHCDIVSAEGEIFSGLVEMVIAHGELGDLGIALGHAPLITNLKPGPIRLIKQGGEAEVYYISGGFLEVQPNMVKVLADTVQRAADLDEASAQEAVKAAEKALHERGAEFDYGSAAARLAEAAAQLRTVQQIRKKFGG